In Rhodanobacteraceae bacterium, a single window of DNA contains:
- the mrcB gene encoding penicillin-binding protein 1B has product MRIWFWRLFWLGLGLFLGAAGPTIVYLNRVIDARFDLGKQPVASRVYARPLVLQPGMRISADLLQIELSEARYRSDVTASAPGSYRRDGEHFEIYTRNFTFSDGEERSERIDVLLEKGRIKRLMRLPDRQALPRKRLDPARIATIMPADDTERLPLAIKDMPGLLVAGIQSVEDRNFKDHPGIDIWGIARAMWANLKARRWVQGGSTITQQLVKNTMLSNARDFRRKSSEIGLALLIDARFDKRTILEAYLNKAYIGQNGALAVHGFGAGAEFYFGRSLESLDPAEIALLIGLVKGPSYYDPRRNPERAIARRRVVLGQMLETGLISQPIYEQALKAPLAVVPRPPSRVRYPAFVQLVREQIRRDYDQERLQSEGLSVLTTLDPGAQALAEAALTKTITAVDPDKVLQGAVVLTRARDGEVLALVGGRDPRVAGFNRAIEASRPVGSLLKPFVYLLALSQPGRYSLASLISDAPINLKLPTGKVWKPQNYDHKTHGTVPLVDALARSYNLATARVGLDIGVKSLARLIDNMGVQAPSDPQPSLILGSIGLSPLEVAQLYQTLASGGQVVPISAVRAVLDDNGQALTRFPRPAGNPAGADVVKLVTVALNETTLSGTASSLSGGSGIRLDSAGKTGTSDDMRDSWYAGYTGEHLAVVWLGRDDNQPTRLSGSTGALKVWTALFRQLPSADLRLEFSDAIRWLPFDTGDNCGRIRFYPVLPPYEPANTRSCMEQLTVP; this is encoded by the coding sequence ATGCGAATCTGGTTCTGGCGTCTGTTCTGGTTGGGGCTCGGCCTGTTTCTCGGGGCGGCGGGGCCGACCATTGTCTATCTGAACCGCGTGATCGACGCGCGCTTTGACCTCGGCAAGCAGCCGGTGGCCAGCCGCGTCTACGCGCGGCCACTGGTGTTGCAGCCGGGCATGCGCATCAGTGCCGACCTGCTGCAGATCGAATTGTCCGAGGCCCGCTACCGCAGCGATGTCACCGCATCCGCGCCGGGCAGCTACCGCCGCGACGGCGAGCATTTCGAGATCTACACCCGCAACTTCACCTTCAGCGATGGCGAAGAGCGCTCCGAGCGCATCGATGTGTTGCTGGAAAAAGGCAGGATCAAGCGCCTGATGCGCCTGCCGGATCGTCAGGCGCTGCCGCGCAAGCGCCTCGATCCTGCGCGTATCGCCACGATCATGCCGGCCGATGACACCGAGCGCCTGCCACTGGCGATCAAGGACATGCCCGGTTTGCTGGTGGCGGGTATCCAGTCGGTGGAAGACCGGAATTTCAAGGATCACCCCGGCATCGATATCTGGGGCATCGCCCGCGCCATGTGGGCCAATCTCAAGGCCCGGCGCTGGGTGCAGGGCGGTTCGACCATTACCCAGCAGCTGGTCAAGAACACCATGCTCAGCAATGCGCGCGACTTCCGTCGCAAGAGCAGCGAGATCGGTCTGGCCCTGCTGATCGACGCCCGCTTTGACAAGCGCACCATCCTTGAGGCCTATCTGAACAAGGCCTACATCGGTCAGAACGGTGCCTTGGCTGTGCACGGCTTCGGCGCCGGCGCCGAATTCTATTTCGGACGCTCGCTGGAGTCGCTGGACCCGGCCGAGATCGCCTTGTTGATCGGTCTGGTCAAGGGGCCGTCCTACTACGATCCGCGACGCAATCCGGAACGCGCGATTGCCCGTCGACGGGTGGTGCTGGGACAGATGCTGGAGACCGGCCTCATCAGTCAGCCCATCTACGAGCAGGCGCTGAAGGCGCCGCTGGCGGTGGTGCCAAGGCCGCCCTCGCGGGTGCGCTACCCGGCCTTCGTGCAGCTGGTGCGTGAGCAGATCCGACGTGACTACGATCAGGAACGCTTGCAGAGCGAAGGTCTGTCGGTATTGACCACGCTGGATCCAGGCGCGCAGGCGCTGGCGGAGGCGGCGCTGACCAAGACCATTACCGCCGTCGATCCGGACAAGGTGCTGCAGGGTGCAGTGGTGTTGACCCGTGCTCGCGATGGCGAAGTGCTGGCGCTGGTTGGTGGCCGCGACCCGCGGGTCGCCGGATTCAACCGGGCCATCGAAGCCAGTCGTCCGGTGGGCTCATTGCTGAAGCCCTTTGTCTACCTGCTGGCGCTGTCACAGCCCGGCAGATACAGCCTGGCAAGCCTGATCTCGGATGCCCCGATCAATCTGAAGCTGCCCACTGGCAAGGTCTGGAAACCGCAGAACTACGATCACAAGACCCACGGCACGGTGCCTCTCGTCGATGCCCTGGCGCGCTCCTACAATCTGGCGACGGCCCGGGTGGGACTCGATATCGGGGTCAAGTCGCTGGCTCGATTGATCGACAACATGGGCGTGCAGGCGCCCAGTGATCCTCAGCCCTCGTTGATCCTGGGTTCCATCGGTCTGAGTCCGCTGGAAGTGGCTCAGCTGTATCAGACGCTGGCCAGTGGCGGTCAGGTAGTGCCGATTTCGGCGGTGCGCGCGGTGCTCGATGACAACGGCCAGGCGCTCACCCGCTTTCCGCGGCCGGCGGGCAACCCGGCCGGTGCCGACGTGGTCAAGCTGGTCACCGTGGCTCTCAACGAAACCACGCTGTCGGGCACGGCCAGCAGCCTGTCAGGTGGCTCCGGCATCCGCCTGGACTCGGCCGGCAAGACCGGTACCTCGGACGATATGCGCGACAGCTGGTATGCCGGCTATACCGGTGAACATCTGGCCGTGGTCTGGCTGGGGCGCGATGACAATCAGCCGACCAGGTTGTCCGGCTCCACCGGCGCACTCAAGGTCTGGACGGCGCTGTTCCGGCAACTGCCCAGCGCCGATCTACGCCTGGAGTTCAGCGATGCCATCCGCTGGCTGCCCTTCGACACCGGCGACAACTGCGGCCGCATCCGCTTCTATCCGGTGCTGCCGCCCTATGAGCCGGCCAACACGCGCTCGTGCATGGAGCAGCTCACGGTGCCCTGA
- a CDS encoding glycosyltransferase — protein sequence MSEHAPTSQSGLVLLLPAEVRDTAMEAAVAALGQSDLSIETLPVVNDWRSELRQLRLKHGARTLLRVRRTQLWLAPDALSRLLKGAAGHGGPVTAMTNLDPQLTAAAPDSQLEASNPEALDAAIFALGAWRRFELGAEQPALVALAAEADADATLAVLDHLYVHAPELPIQGLPTPADRRERAPAHPLAFLRRQLHQQAVHGVGPWAQATRDDRPVVLHILHGWGGGAQRFVLDLAQADSGRHHLLLQASGSPSRRRHGEFLELKDGRGGPVLRRHLLTPSIGAICEHHAGYAELLSEWIEDYDVEQIWVSSLIGHSLDALRTGLPLRWMAHDYFPFWPALHRDFGDVGARFDAAELGQDLATLRGGAFTELDAHWWQSMAARTVELLRQASAEVIGPSRSVLGNLQRVAPGLATLPQRHIAHGTASWPDAAAARAELSAVDLKLHSAERLRLLVLGRINDAKGLHLLRQLLPRLNGTIDVFLIGAGKAAEALFGVSGAHILLDYSHARLPAILARIKPHAALLPSTVSETFSYTLSELWDLGIPPIATRLGAYAERIEDGLSGILVDPDCDQIQALLLALSRDQGPLNQIRRELGKRPSRTLDEMALDYLPLLPSGAREPLRYTVKGADSSDLERSLLADAVNDQELRLTAAQARIEEQDSELVRRADWGFNLSRQLSERTRWAQSLDQELTRTRQWLGERERIHEQSVVDAETRQRRMESRLRGLTDDFERAMEEATPQHKRP from the coding sequence ATGTCCGAACACGCTCCAACGTCCCAGTCGGGACTGGTTTTGTTACTGCCTGCCGAAGTCCGCGACACTGCCATGGAGGCGGCAGTGGCGGCGCTTGGTCAGTCGGACCTGTCGATCGAAACACTGCCGGTTGTCAACGATTGGCGAAGCGAGCTTCGACAACTGCGCCTGAAACATGGCGCACGCACGCTGCTGCGCGTGCGCCGGACTCAACTCTGGCTGGCCCCCGATGCGTTGTCGCGCCTTCTGAAGGGCGCAGCAGGTCATGGCGGCCCGGTGACGGCGATGACCAATCTCGATCCGCAACTGACCGCCGCAGCACCTGACAGCCAGCTTGAGGCCAGCAACCCTGAAGCGCTGGACGCCGCGATCTTTGCACTGGGTGCGTGGCGCCGATTCGAGCTCGGGGCCGAACAGCCGGCGCTGGTGGCGCTGGCAGCCGAGGCCGATGCCGATGCCACGCTGGCGGTGCTCGATCATCTCTACGTTCATGCGCCGGAGCTGCCGATACAGGGACTGCCGACACCCGCTGATCGCCGTGAGCGCGCGCCGGCTCATCCCCTGGCGTTCCTGCGCCGACAACTTCATCAACAAGCCGTGCACGGCGTCGGACCCTGGGCACAAGCCACGCGAGATGACCGGCCTGTCGTTCTTCATATCCTGCACGGCTGGGGCGGTGGTGCCCAGCGCTTCGTGCTCGATCTGGCCCAAGCAGATTCCGGCAGGCACCATCTGTTGCTGCAGGCCAGCGGCAGTCCTTCGCGGCGACGGCACGGCGAGTTCCTGGAACTCAAGGATGGTCGCGGCGGGCCGGTGCTGCGGCGACATCTGCTGACACCGTCCATCGGCGCCATCTGCGAGCACCACGCCGGCTATGCCGAGCTGCTGTCGGAATGGATCGAAGACTACGACGTTGAGCAGATCTGGGTTTCGTCGCTGATCGGACATTCCTTGGATGCGCTTCGCACCGGTTTGCCGCTGCGCTGGATGGCGCATGACTATTTCCCCTTCTGGCCGGCATTGCATCGCGATTTTGGCGATGTCGGGGCGCGCTTCGATGCGGCAGAACTAGGTCAGGATCTGGCCACCTTGCGTGGCGGCGCCTTCACCGAACTTGATGCCCACTGGTGGCAATCGATGGCCGCAAGAACCGTCGAACTTCTGCGGCAGGCCTCAGCCGAAGTGATCGGGCCGTCACGATCGGTCCTGGGCAATCTGCAGCGGGTGGCACCCGGGCTGGCAACACTGCCGCAACGACACATTGCCCACGGCACGGCGTCCTGGCCGGATGCCGCCGCGGCGCGGGCGGAGCTGAGTGCCGTCGACCTGAAGCTGCACAGCGCGGAGCGCCTGCGACTGCTGGTGCTCGGCCGCATCAACGACGCCAAGGGCCTGCACCTGCTCCGACAACTGCTGCCGCGTCTGAATGGCACTATCGATGTCTTTCTGATCGGAGCCGGCAAGGCCGCTGAAGCCTTGTTTGGCGTATCCGGTGCACACATTCTGCTGGACTACAGTCATGCCCGGCTGCCGGCCATTCTGGCTCGCATCAAGCCACACGCGGCACTGCTGCCGAGCACCGTCTCCGAGACCTTTTCCTATACGCTGAGCGAGCTGTGGGATCTCGGAATACCGCCGATCGCAACCCGCCTGGGCGCCTATGCCGAGCGTATCGAAGACGGTTTGAGCGGCATCCTGGTGGATCCCGATTGCGATCAGATCCAGGCCCTGTTGCTTGCCCTGAGCCGCGATCAGGGGCCGCTGAACCAGATCAGGCGCGAGTTGGGCAAGCGCCCCTCGCGCACGCTGGACGAAATGGCACTCGATTATCTGCCTCTGCTGCCCAGCGGCGCCCGGGAGCCGCTGCGCTACACCGTCAAGGGCGCCGACAGTTCGGACCTGGAGCGATCCCTGCTGGCCGATGCGGTCAATGACCAGGAACTCAGGCTGACTGCGGCACAGGCACGCATTGAGGAGCAGGATTCCGAATTGGTGCGACGGGCCGACTGGGGATTCAACCTGAGTCGGCAGCTGAGCGAGCGCACCCGCTGGGCGCAGTCGCTGGATCAGGAACTGACCCGCACCCGTCAATGGCTGGGCGAGCGCGAACGCATCCACGAACAGAGCGTGGTCGACGCTGAAACCCGCCAAAGACGTATGGAATCCCGATTGCGGGGCCTCACTGACGATTTCGAGAGAGCGATGGAAGAAGCAACACCGCAGCACAAGAGGCCCTGA
- a CDS encoding BamA/TamA family outer membrane protein, with the protein MPSEIQFRGQFLGLLLGILACGGLQAAKLDRQKLEAEGTVIGEIRIYAGDVFDLEQPEENRFLYRLANRWHVETREGTIERLLLFKVGDPYTEQAVTESERLLRSRRAFFDARIRPVRMKRGKVIVEVRTRDIWSLRPALQFGRSGGRNRASVGFEELNFLGLGMQLSLGYSSDKDRDSRFAAFRAPQIGRARWELNVVAANNSDGHEYRLGLARPFFALDTRWSAGFDLLDDERREQRYRYGETIDRYLDDQRGFNIQAGWSPGLIGDLTQRFTFGAALEEHRFSAVAPIDGIGTTLLPEDRKLIYPWIGYELIQNRFVVEQNRDQMGRAEDILLGWHASARLGLAAGAFGADRRAWIYKGALSYGDRPNDTQSWLVSSEFSGRYENGGSAGTLSTIDARYDHRFNAFTTTHVRVRGDIGQNLDLDQPLALGGDNGLRGYPYRYANGERSALVTLEQRFYTDWYPFRLFRVGGAVFMDAGRVWGDTPEGPDNLGVLKDIGFGLRLANTRSGLGRVIHIDIAHPLDGGADISKLQFLISTEQSF; encoded by the coding sequence ATGCCCAGTGAAATCCAGTTCCGCGGTCAGTTCCTTGGACTGCTGCTCGGCATCCTGGCCTGCGGTGGCCTGCAGGCCGCCAAGCTCGATCGCCAGAAGCTGGAGGCCGAAGGCACCGTCATCGGTGAAATCCGCATCTATGCCGGCGATGTCTTCGATCTGGAGCAGCCCGAAGAGAACCGTTTTCTCTACCGTCTGGCCAATCGCTGGCATGTGGAGACGCGCGAAGGCACGATCGAGCGGCTGTTGCTGTTCAAGGTCGGCGATCCGTACACCGAACAGGCCGTGACCGAGTCCGAGCGCCTGCTGCGCAGCCGCCGCGCCTTCTTCGACGCCAGGATCCGCCCGGTGCGGATGAAACGCGGCAAGGTGATCGTCGAAGTGCGCACCCGCGATATCTGGAGTCTGCGCCCGGCCCTGCAGTTTGGCCGCAGTGGTGGCCGCAACCGGGCCTCGGTCGGCTTCGAGGAGCTCAATTTCCTCGGCCTCGGCATGCAGCTCAGCCTGGGATACAGTTCCGACAAGGATCGCGACTCCCGCTTTGCGGCCTTCAGGGCCCCGCAGATCGGGCGCGCGCGCTGGGAATTGAACGTGGTCGCGGCCAACAACAGCGATGGCCACGAATACCGGCTGGGCCTGGCCCGACCCTTCTTTGCCCTGGACACCCGCTGGAGCGCCGGCTTCGATCTGCTCGACGACGAGCGCCGCGAACAGCGCTATCGCTATGGCGAGACCATCGACCGCTATCTGGACGACCAGCGCGGCTTCAACATCCAGGCCGGCTGGTCACCGGGATTGATCGGCGACCTGACCCAACGCTTCACCTTCGGTGCGGCATTGGAGGAGCACCGCTTCAGCGCAGTCGCGCCCATCGACGGTATCGGCACCACGCTGCTGCCCGAAGACCGCAAGCTGATCTACCCCTGGATAGGCTACGAGTTGATTCAGAATCGTTTCGTCGTCGAGCAGAATCGCGATCAGATGGGCCGGGCCGAAGACATCCTGCTCGGCTGGCACGCCAGTGCCAGGCTGGGTCTGGCCGCCGGGGCCTTTGGAGCTGACCGCCGGGCCTGGATCTACAAGGGCGCGTTGTCCTACGGTGATCGTCCCAACGACACCCAGTCGTGGCTGGTGTCCAGCGAATTCAGCGGACGCTACGAAAACGGCGGCAGCGCCGGCACGCTCAGCACCATCGACGCCCGCTATGACCACCGCTTCAACGCCTTCACCACCACCCATGTGCGGGTCAGAGGCGACATCGGCCAGAACCTGGATCTGGACCAGCCGCTGGCGCTGGGTGGCGACAACGGCCTGCGTGGCTATCCCTACCGCTACGCCAATGGCGAGCGCAGCGCGCTGGTCACCCTGGAGCAGCGCTTCTACACCGACTGGTACCCCTTCCGCCTGTTCCGGGTCGGCGGCGCGGTGTTCATGGACGCCGGCCGGGTCTGGGGCGACACGCCCGAGGGCCCAGACAACCTGGGTGTACTCAAGGACATCGGCTTCGGCCTGCGGCTGGCCAACACCCGCTCAGGGCTCGGACGGGTCATCCATATCGACATCGCCCACCCGCTCGATGGCGGCGCCGACATCTCCAAGCTGCAGTTCCTGATCAGCACGGAGCAGAGTTTCTGA
- a CDS encoding LTA synthase family protein produces the protein MRLIQTFYRWFASGPYRAVLGLTLVYVLFNAAVRIGLALYNGDASVFWSGRIVGAMLIGAVFDIGMAGFMMLPMLLLLLTLRHTPGPRDGGFGRRFIRFSLLPFAGLLVFVAAAEFVFWNEFASRFNFIAVDYLVYTNEVIGNIRESYPMPLLLSAVAIITLLFWRLILRWIGAPLREAAPRFGGRLARTLVWMLLPVTAYALLDDSYKEYSNDAQANELAGNGTFDFFHAYQSNSIDYERFYRTLPQTQALSGVRAALNIEGPPLTPFDLRREVQPAGPQKDWNVVLVSIESLSASYLAHFGNTEGLTPNLDRMADEGLLFKQLYATGTRTVRGLEALTLSVPPTPGHSIVKRPNNDKLYSLGSVFAQQGYTPMYIYGGYSYFDNMQAFFSGNGYRVHDRTELAPEDIHFQNIWGVCDEDLFTLALREIDKEATAGRRFFAHIMTVSNHRPYTYPEGRIDIPSKTGREGGVKYTDWAIGDFVERARSKPWFDHTLFIFVADHTHRGRGKMDLPPRNYLIPMVIWAPSKIAPGTVEHIASQIDVAPTILGLMNVPYESRFFGSDMLSPDAPQRALLANYQTVGWYQDGRVIELKPNARTRVVDAATGVEQPEDEASERMTNEAISYYQVASEAFGSGAMRLDAPIRNTPLAGAADAQ, from the coding sequence ATGCGATTGATTCAAACCTTCTACCGCTGGTTCGCCAGCGGCCCCTACCGCGCGGTTCTTGGCCTGACACTGGTCTATGTGCTGTTCAACGCCGCCGTGCGCATCGGGCTGGCGCTGTACAACGGCGATGCCAGCGTGTTCTGGTCCGGGCGGATCGTGGGCGCCATGCTGATCGGCGCCGTGTTCGACATTGGCATGGCCGGCTTCATGATGTTGCCGATGCTGCTGTTGTTGCTGACGCTGCGACATACGCCCGGCCCACGTGATGGCGGCTTCGGCCGTCGCTTCATCCGTTTCAGCTTGTTGCCTTTTGCCGGGCTGCTGGTCTTCGTCGCCGCGGCCGAATTCGTGTTCTGGAACGAATTCGCCTCGCGCTTCAACTTCATCGCGGTCGACTATCTGGTCTACACCAATGAGGTCATCGGCAATATCCGCGAGAGCTATCCCATGCCGCTGCTGCTGTCGGCCGTGGCCATCATCACGCTGTTGTTCTGGCGCCTGATCCTGCGCTGGATCGGCGCCCCCCTGCGCGAGGCTGCGCCGCGCTTTGGCGGCCGTCTGGCGCGCACGCTGGTCTGGATGTTGTTGCCGGTCACGGCCTACGCCTTGCTCGACGATAGTTACAAGGAGTACTCGAACGACGCCCAGGCCAATGAGCTCGCCGGCAACGGTACCTTCGACTTCTTCCATGCCTACCAGTCCAACTCCATCGACTACGAGCGTTTCTATCGAACGCTGCCGCAGACGCAGGCGCTGAGCGGCGTTCGGGCGGCGCTGAACATCGAGGGACCGCCGCTGACGCCCTTTGACCTGCGACGCGAGGTGCAACCCGCCGGCCCGCAGAAGGACTGGAATGTGGTGCTGGTGTCGATCGAGAGCCTGAGCGCCAGCTATCTGGCGCACTTTGGCAATACCGAAGGGCTGACACCCAATCTTGACCGGATGGCCGATGAAGGCTTGCTGTTCAAGCAGCTCTACGCCACCGGCACGCGCACGGTGCGCGGACTGGAAGCGCTGACGCTGTCGGTGCCGCCGACGCCGGGCCACTCCATCGTCAAGCGCCCCAACAACGACAAGCTCTACAGTCTGGGTTCGGTCTTTGCCCAGCAGGGCTACACGCCCATGTACATCTACGGCGGCTATTCCTATTTCGACAACATGCAGGCCTTTTTCAGCGGCAACGGCTACCGGGTCCATGACCGCACCGAACTGGCGCCTGAGGACATCCATTTCCAGAACATCTGGGGGGTTTGCGACGAGGATCTGTTCACCCTCGCGCTGCGCGAGATCGACAAGGAAGCAACCGCCGGGCGACGCTTCTTTGCGCACATCATGACGGTCTCGAACCATCGCCCATACACCTACCCGGAAGGGCGTATCGACATCCCCAGCAAGACCGGGCGCGAAGGCGGTGTCAAATACACCGACTGGGCCATCGGCGACTTCGTCGAGCGCGCACGCAGCAAGCCCTGGTTTGACCATACCTTGTTCATTTTCGTCGCCGATCACACCCATCGTGGCCGCGGCAAGATGGATCTGCCGCCACGCAACTATCTGATTCCCATGGTGATCTGGGCGCCGAGCAAGATCGCCCCCGGCACCGTCGAGCATATTGCCTCGCAGATCGATGTGGCGCCGACCATCCTCGGCCTGATGAACGTGCCTTATGAGTCACGCTTCTTCGGCAGCGACATGCTCAGCCCCGACGCCCCGCAGCGCGCTTTGCTGGCCAACTACCAGACAGTCGGTTGGTACCAGGACGGGCGTGTGATCGAACTCAAGCCCAATGCCCGCACCCGGGTCGTCGACGCAGCGACCGGCGTCGAACAGCCAGAAGACGAGGCCTCGGAGCGCATGACCAATGAGGCCATCAGCTACTACCAGGTAGCCAGCGAAGCCTTTGGCAGCGGCGCCATGCGCCTCGACGCACCCATTCGAAACACCCCTCTGGCCGGAGCAGCCGATGCCCAGTGA